The following are encoded in a window of Gossypium raimondii isolate GPD5lz chromosome 13, ASM2569854v1, whole genome shotgun sequence genomic DNA:
- the LOC105782140 gene encoding uncharacterized protein LOC105782140 — MLLRSASMPLLNSWVPHSKEPSPELDSLHLIGRTRSVSLRILCSSSSSSSISVGSGDDPSRRMTRAVSETDLREMVVPKMREVKRNNGILNTIFVEEEEEVEREEAGFQWRRTASLAVEEECEIGGADGGGRSDSGGDNEWSSWDSNNGNDGTELYYQKMIEANPGNSLLLSNYARFLKEVRGDFVKAEEYCGRAILANPNDGNVLSMYADLIWETHKDSSRAETYFDQAVKAAPDDCFVLASYARFLWDAEEEEDGENLSEVPEPSFIHGVSSMPPPLTAAS; from the exons atgCTTTTAAGGAGCGCATCGATGCCGTTACTTAATTCATGGGTCCCACACTCGAAGGAGCCGTCGCCGGAGCTCGATTCGTTGCACCTGATTGGCCGAACCCGATCCGTTTCGCTCAGGATTTTGTGTTCGAGCTCGAGCTCGAGCTCGATTTCTGTTGGGTCGGGCGATGACCCAAGCAGGAGGATGACGAGGGCGGTGTCGGAGACGGATCTGAGGGAGATGGTGGTCCCTAAGATGAGAGAAGTTAAGCGAAACAATGGGATCTTGAATACGATCTTTGTTGAGGAAGAAGAGGAGGTGGAGAGAGAAGAAGCTGGATTTCAGTGGCGGAGAACGGCGTCGCTCGCGGTGGAGGAAGAGTGTGAAATTGGCGGGGCTGATGGTGGTGGTAGATCGGACAGTGGTGGTGATAACGAATGGAGCTCGTGGGATTCGAATAACGGAAACGATGGTACCGAGTTGTATTATCAGAAAATGATCGAGGCTAATCCTGGAAATTCACTTCTCCTCAGCAATTACGCTAGATTCTTAAAAGAG GTTCGTGGGGATTTCGTGAAAGCCGAGGAATACTGCGGGAGGGCGATCTTGGCTAATCCAAATGACGGGAATGTTCTATCTATGTATGCTGATTTAATCTGGGAAACTCACAAAGATAGTTCCAGAGCTGAAACTTACTTCGATCAAGCTGTTAAAGCAGCTCCTGATGACTG TTTTGTGCTAGCATCATATGCAAGGTTTCTTTGGGATGctgaggaagaagaagatgggGAAAATTTGAGTGAAGTACCAGAGCCAAGCTTTATCCATGGAGTTTCTTCAATGCCTCCACCTTTGACTGCTGCTTCTTAA
- the LOC105782139 gene encoding equilibrative nucleotide transporter 8, with protein sequence MQEMENPKASTGHQLEPRDTYRVAYVIHFLLGAGNLLPWNAFITAVDYFGYLYPSKHVEKVFSVGYMSTSVLVLVVMISSSSCCRTNLALTRRFRLNMGFSMFLLSLMVAPTIDWVWQGGWSEEKQNAAYFVTVTAVVICGLADGLIAGSLIGSAGKLPKQYMQAIFAGTASSGVLVSLLRITTKASLPQTPEGLRASAHFYFIVSATIQLCCILCCNLLYKLPVMQQHYRILGDDPFCSRPQFWTVARKICWPALGILMIYVVTLSIFPGFIAENLESKFLQDWYPVLLITVYNVADFMGKSLTAIYVLQSIKKATWACISRLLFYPLFTACLHGPKWLKGEIPVVVLTFMLGLTNGYLTSVLMILAPKTVPVSEAELSAIVLVVFLGIGLVSGSVLGWFWII encoded by the exons ATGCAAGAAATGGAAAACCCAAAGGCTTCAACAGGTCATCAGCTTGAGCCAAGGGATACTTACAGAGTTGCTTATGTAATCCATTTCTTGCTTGGTGCAGGCAATTTGCTTCCGTGGAATGCTTTCATCACGGCTGTTGATTACTTCGGTTATCTCTACCCTTCCAAGCATGTCGAAAAGGTTTTCTCCGTGGGTTACATGAGCACCTCGGTGCTGGTTTTAGTTGTTATGATAAGTTCGAGTTCATGCTGCCGGACAAATCTGGCTCTGACTCGTAGGTTTAGACTGAACATGGGGTTTTCCATGTTTCTTCTCTCCCTAATGGTGGCTCCGACTATAGACTGGGTGTGGCAGGGTGGTTGGTCTGAAGAGAAACAGAATGCAGCCTATTTCGTGACGGTCACAGCCGTTGTAATATGCGGTTTAGCGGATGGATTGATAGCAGGGAGCTTGATAGGATCAGCTGGAAAGCTTCCAAAACAGTACATGCAGGCTATTTTTGCTGGAACTGCCTCTTCAG GTGTGCTGGTTTCACTCCTGCGAATAACAACTAAGGCTTCACTTCCACAAACCCCAGAGGGCCTGCGAGCAAGTGCTCACTTCTACTTTATAGTCAGTGCAACTATCCAGCTTTGTTGCATTCTTTGCTGCAATTTGCTATACAAGTTACCAGTTATGCAACAACATTACAGGATTCTTGGAGATGACCCATTTTGCTCCAGGCCACAGTTTTGGACCGTGGCAAGAAAGATCTGCTGGCCAGCACTTGGGATTCTCATGATTTACGTAGTGACCCTGTCGATTTTCCCTGGATTTATAGCCGAGAACCTGGAGTCAAAATTTCTACAGGACTGGTATCCTGTTTTACTAATCACAGTGTATAATGTGGCAGATTTCATGGGAAAGTCTCTGACTGCAATATATGTTCTACAGAGCATTAAGAAAGCTACATGGGCTTGCATATCCAGGCTTTTATTTTATCCGCTTTTCACAGCTTGCCTCCATGGACCGAAGTGGCTTAAGGGTGAAATACCAGTAGTGGTGCTTACATTTATGCTCGGACTGACTAATGGATACCTAACAAGCGTGTTGATGATCCTAGCCCCCAAGACCGTACCAGTGTCAGAAGCAGAATTATCTGCAATCGTGCTGGTCGTGTTCCTGGGGATCGGTTTGGTCAGTGGCTCAGTTCTTGGTTGGTTTTGGATCATTTGA